The following coding sequences are from one Capsicum annuum cultivar UCD-10X-F1 chromosome 3, UCD10Xv1.1, whole genome shotgun sequence window:
- the LOC107861995 gene encoding aquaporin NIP6-1 isoform X1, which yields MPFKDIAWVISLATMDPEEGVSAASAPATPGTPGAPLFGGFKHERKNTGNGKKSLLKSCKCFSVEPWGSEEGTLPAVSCMLPPPPVSLARKVGAEFIGTLILIFAGTATAIVNQKTQGSETLIGLAASSGLAVMIVILSTGHISGAHLNPALTIAFAALKHFPWKHVPVYIGAQILASFCAAFTLKVVMNPIMGGGVTVPSGSCVQAFALEFIISFNLMFVVTAVATDTRAVGELAGIAVGATVMLNILIAGETSGASMNPVRTLGPAVAAGNYKAIWIYLTAPILGALVGAGIYSAVKLPDEDSNNHAKQALEHSFRSIDHLPQRTLRAMCSTGQNRSEVGC from the exons ATGCCCTTTAAAGACATCGCATGGGTAATTTCACTGG CCACGATGGACCCTGAAGAAGGTGTGTCGGCTGCTTCAGCACCAGCAACTCCAGGAACTCCTGGTGCTCCTCTCTTTGGTGGATTCAAGCATGAGAGGAAAAACACAGGCAATGGCAAAAAATCCCTTCTCAAGAGCTGTAAATGCTTTAGTGTCGAACCATGGGGCTCCGAAGAAGGAACTTTGCCTGCCGTTTCATGCATGTTACCTCCTCCTCCTGTCTCACTAGCTAGAAAG GTGGGAGCAGAGTTTATAGGTACTCTGATACTAATATTTGCAGGGACAGCCACAGCAATTGTGAACCAGAAGACACAAGGCTCTGAAACACTAATCGGACTGGCTGCCTCTAGTGGACTCGCTGTAATGATTGTGATTCTGTCAACTGGCCACATCTCTGGAGCCCATCTTAACCCAGCTTTAACCATTGCTTTTGCTGCTCTCAAGCATTTCCCTTGGAAACAT GTTCCTGTGTATATTGGAGCACAAATTCTAGCATCATTCTGTGCTGCATTCACACTCAAGGTAGTTATGAACCCAATAATGGGTGGTGGAGTCACTGTTCCTTCTGGTAGTTGTGTTCAAGCGTTTGCTTTGGAGTTCATCATCAGCTTTAACCTCATGTTTGTTGTCACTGCCGTGGCTACTGACACTAGAGCT GTGGGAGAGCTTGCGGGAATTGCAGTAGGAGCGACCGTCATGCTCAACATACTAATAGCCGG GGAGACATCTGGGGCTTCAATGAATCCAGTGAGAACCCTGGGACCAGCAGTAGCAGCAGGAAACTACAAGGCGATATGGATCTACCTGACTGCTCCAATTCTTGGCGCTCTAGTTGGAGCAGGCATTTACTCTGCCGTCAAACTGCCTGATGAAGACAGCAACAATCACGCGAAGCAAGCACTGGAACATAGTTTCAGAAG TATTGATCATTTACCTCAGAGAACTCTAAGGGCGATGTGCAGCACAGGGCAAAATAGATCAGAAGTTGGATGCTAA
- the LOC107861995 gene encoding aquaporin NIP6-1 isoform X3 — MPFKDIAWVISLATMDPEEGVSAASAPATPGTPGAPLFGGFKHERKNTGNGKKSLLKSCKCFSVEPWGSEEGTLPAVSCMLPPPPVSLARKVGAEFIGTLILIFAGTATAIVNQKTQGSETLIGLAASSGLAVMIVILSTGHISGAHLNPALTIAFAALKHFPWKHVPVYIGAQILASFCAAFTLKVVMNPIMGGGVTVPSGSCVQAFALEFIISFNLMFVVTAVATDTRAVGELAGIAVGATVMLNILIAGETSGASMNPVRTLGPAVAAGNYKAIWIYLTAPILGALVGAGIYSAVKLPDEDSNNHAKQALEHSFRREL, encoded by the exons ATGCCCTTTAAAGACATCGCATGGGTAATTTCACTGG CCACGATGGACCCTGAAGAAGGTGTGTCGGCTGCTTCAGCACCAGCAACTCCAGGAACTCCTGGTGCTCCTCTCTTTGGTGGATTCAAGCATGAGAGGAAAAACACAGGCAATGGCAAAAAATCCCTTCTCAAGAGCTGTAAATGCTTTAGTGTCGAACCATGGGGCTCCGAAGAAGGAACTTTGCCTGCCGTTTCATGCATGTTACCTCCTCCTCCTGTCTCACTAGCTAGAAAG GTGGGAGCAGAGTTTATAGGTACTCTGATACTAATATTTGCAGGGACAGCCACAGCAATTGTGAACCAGAAGACACAAGGCTCTGAAACACTAATCGGACTGGCTGCCTCTAGTGGACTCGCTGTAATGATTGTGATTCTGTCAACTGGCCACATCTCTGGAGCCCATCTTAACCCAGCTTTAACCATTGCTTTTGCTGCTCTCAAGCATTTCCCTTGGAAACAT GTTCCTGTGTATATTGGAGCACAAATTCTAGCATCATTCTGTGCTGCATTCACACTCAAGGTAGTTATGAACCCAATAATGGGTGGTGGAGTCACTGTTCCTTCTGGTAGTTGTGTTCAAGCGTTTGCTTTGGAGTTCATCATCAGCTTTAACCTCATGTTTGTTGTCACTGCCGTGGCTACTGACACTAGAGCT GTGGGAGAGCTTGCGGGAATTGCAGTAGGAGCGACCGTCATGCTCAACATACTAATAGCCGG GGAGACATCTGGGGCTTCAATGAATCCAGTGAGAACCCTGGGACCAGCAGTAGCAGCAGGAAACTACAAGGCGATATGGATCTACCTGACTGCTCCAATTCTTGGCGCTCTAGTTGGAGCAGGCATTTACTCTGCCGTCAAACTGCCTGATGAAGACAGCAACAATCACGCGAAGCAAGCACTGGAACATAGTTTCAGAAG AGAACTCTAA
- the LOC107861995 gene encoding aquaporin NIP6-1 isoform X2: protein MDPEEGVSAASAPATPGTPGAPLFGGFKHERKNTGNGKKSLLKSCKCFSVEPWGSEEGTLPAVSCMLPPPPVSLARKVGAEFIGTLILIFAGTATAIVNQKTQGSETLIGLAASSGLAVMIVILSTGHISGAHLNPALTIAFAALKHFPWKHVPVYIGAQILASFCAAFTLKVVMNPIMGGGVTVPSGSCVQAFALEFIISFNLMFVVTAVATDTRAVGELAGIAVGATVMLNILIAGETSGASMNPVRTLGPAVAAGNYKAIWIYLTAPILGALVGAGIYSAVKLPDEDSNNHAKQALEHSFRSIDHLPQRTLRAMCSTGQNRSEVGC from the exons ATGGACCCTGAAGAAGGTGTGTCGGCTGCTTCAGCACCAGCAACTCCAGGAACTCCTGGTGCTCCTCTCTTTGGTGGATTCAAGCATGAGAGGAAAAACACAGGCAATGGCAAAAAATCCCTTCTCAAGAGCTGTAAATGCTTTAGTGTCGAACCATGGGGCTCCGAAGAAGGAACTTTGCCTGCCGTTTCATGCATGTTACCTCCTCCTCCTGTCTCACTAGCTAGAAAG GTGGGAGCAGAGTTTATAGGTACTCTGATACTAATATTTGCAGGGACAGCCACAGCAATTGTGAACCAGAAGACACAAGGCTCTGAAACACTAATCGGACTGGCTGCCTCTAGTGGACTCGCTGTAATGATTGTGATTCTGTCAACTGGCCACATCTCTGGAGCCCATCTTAACCCAGCTTTAACCATTGCTTTTGCTGCTCTCAAGCATTTCCCTTGGAAACAT GTTCCTGTGTATATTGGAGCACAAATTCTAGCATCATTCTGTGCTGCATTCACACTCAAGGTAGTTATGAACCCAATAATGGGTGGTGGAGTCACTGTTCCTTCTGGTAGTTGTGTTCAAGCGTTTGCTTTGGAGTTCATCATCAGCTTTAACCTCATGTTTGTTGTCACTGCCGTGGCTACTGACACTAGAGCT GTGGGAGAGCTTGCGGGAATTGCAGTAGGAGCGACCGTCATGCTCAACATACTAATAGCCGG GGAGACATCTGGGGCTTCAATGAATCCAGTGAGAACCCTGGGACCAGCAGTAGCAGCAGGAAACTACAAGGCGATATGGATCTACCTGACTGCTCCAATTCTTGGCGCTCTAGTTGGAGCAGGCATTTACTCTGCCGTCAAACTGCCTGATGAAGACAGCAACAATCACGCGAAGCAAGCACTGGAACATAGTTTCAGAAG TATTGATCATTTACCTCAGAGAACTCTAAGGGCGATGTGCAGCACAGGGCAAAATAGATCAGAAGTTGGATGCTAA
- the LOC107861997 gene encoding uncharacterized protein LOC107861997 — MEEGDDWIAPDKLYHILFCFFIAIISSFLAERARYPFIRRRSIWVGSIISLAAGAAKEVADEFGFFRSAGASSKDAVADVFGTLLAALVLCLYKSSFIRRRTDQSVQAKALQMV, encoded by the coding sequence ATGGAGGAAGGAGATGATTGGATAGCTCCTGATAAACTCTACCACATCCTATTCTGCTTCTTTATTGCTATCATTTCCTCTTTTCTCGCGGAAAGGGCTCGCTATCCTTTCATCCGCCGCAGGAGTATCTGGGTCGGATCCATTATTTCACTCGCCGCCGGCGCCGCTAAGGAAGTCGCCGACGAATTTGGTTTTTTCAGGTCAGCAGGTGCATCTTCTAAGGACGCTGTTGCCGACGTCTTTGGTACTCTTCTCGCTGCTCTCGTTTTATGTCTATACAAATCATCCTTCATTCGCCGGAGGACCGATCAATCCGTTCAAGCTAAAGCACTCCAGATGGTTTAA
- the LOC107861996 gene encoding 60S ribosomal protein L7-1, whose translation MAEEVPQDLNYIPEVILKKRKNNEEWAIRRKLQLEQRVKKLKSDNFTIKKPEQFIREYRDKEMDLVQMKQRGKKRSRRAFATSDSNLLFVIRIGGKSDMHPVTRKLLYTLRLRKIFSGVFVKADARILEILQKVEPYVTYGYPNLKSIKDLIYKKGSGKIDKQRVPLTSNEVIEQALGQYGILCLEDLVTEIAYVGPHFKEVTSFLCPFTLTKPEKALQGKKKRFSDGGDSGNREDHINELVSKMN comes from the exons ATGGCAGAGGAGGTGCCACAGGATCTAAATTATATACCAGAAGTGATTCTAAAGAAGAGGAAGAACAATGAAGAATGGGCAATCAGAAGAAAACTCCAGCTAGAGCAGAGAGTCAAGAAACTTAAATCTGATAATTTCACTATCAAGAAGCCTGAGCAGTTTATTCGAGAGTATAGGGATAAG GAGATGGATCTTGTCCAAATGAAACAAAGGGGTAAGAAAAGATCCAGGCGAGCATTTGCTACGTCTGATTCCAATCTCCTTTTTGTCATACGCATTGGAGG GAAAAGTGATATGCACCCAGTAACAAGAAAGCTTTTGTACACTTTGAGACTGCGGAAAATCTTCAGTGGTGTCTTTGTGAAGGCGGATGCGAGAATATTGGAAATTCTGCAAAAGGTGGAGCCTTATGTCACATATGG ATATCCAAATCTCAAGAGCATCAAGGATCTAATTTACAAGAAAGGTTCTGGAAAAATTGACAAGCAGAGAGTGCCTTTAACCAGCAACGAAGTTATCGAACAG GCATTGGGTCAATATGGTATTTTATGCTTAGAAGACTTGGTGACTGAGATTGCATATGTTGGTCCACATTTCAAAGAGGTCACTAGCTTTCTGTGCCCTTTCACCCTCACCAAGCCCGAAAAGGCATTACAGGGTAAGAAAAAGCGATTTTCGGACGGGGGCGATTCAGGCAATCGTGAGGATCACATCAATGAGCTGGTCAGCAAGATGAATTAG